The following are encoded together in the Cicer arietinum cultivar CDC Frontier isolate Library 1 chromosome 2, Cicar.CDCFrontier_v2.0, whole genome shotgun sequence genome:
- the LOC113785391 gene encoding small polypeptide DEVIL 11 — MAYSSSMESAQTQNQPQPQPPLYFDEKWKLSKKEGSTRSKSSTTPFIKSNSTSQRKCAFARKCARLVKEQRARFYIMRRCVTMLICWRDYSDS, encoded by the coding sequence atGGCTTATTCTTCTTCTATGGAAAGTGCACAAACTCAAAATCAACCACAACCTCAACCACCTTTGTACTTTGATGAGAAGTGGAAGCTATCAAAGAAAGAAGGGTCAACTAGAAGTAAATCTTCAACAACACCTTTCATCAAAAGTAATTCAACTTCACAAAGAAAGTGTGCTTTTGCTAGGAAATGTGCTAGGCTTGTCAAAGAACAAAGGGCACGTTTTTACATCATGAGGCGTTGTGTTACAATGTTAATTTGTTGGCGTGATTACAGTGATTCATGA